GTTCACGGGCGGTCAGCTTGCCGCCCTCGCGCTGCTTCCTGGCGCGCTCCGGGCCGCCGCCGGCTTCGACGTAGGCCCGCTTTTGCTCCATAGTGGCGATGAGTTCCTGAAGCTCGATATTCGGCTGTGTCATGCGTCTAATCTACCCGGATTGCCGCAGGCGAAAGCGGCAATCCGGGTGACTGTCCTGGGAACACGGCCGCCGTTAGACCGGGTCAAAGGGCAGGATTATAATTTGTGTTCTCGTAACACTGATAGGTCACGTTCTGTAGCGATTTGCGAGGCTCATCTGCTGAGATGACGACGGATTAACCTCTCTGCAGCAGCTGAGGAAGCAGCGGCAATGGTGAACTTCTCTCAGGAGCGGGGCCGGCCGCTGTTTGCCAGAGCGGTGCCGGGGCCGTATTCGTACACGGCCTGCCACGGTTTGTAGTTGGTGGTGGTACGGTCGTATTTCACGGCGCCGCTGGCGTCCTTGATGGCGCGGGTGATGTACAGGTTGTAGCCGTCCTGCGCCCAGTCCACCTGCGCGACCCGCCCACCCAGAGCCGGGTTGTACACGTACTTGGCCGGTGGGTGCGCCTGGCGCGACAGGATCACAGCGGGGCTGACGGATACGCTGCGCTGGGGTTTGACGGTGCCCCACACTTCCACCACCAGGGTGCTGGTCTTGTTGTTGTTCTGCGTTTTCAGCATGATCGTGCCGCCGGTATCGTTCTTCAGCTTCAGGTCGACGCCAGGGTCGTACACGGCGGCCTCGAAGCCCACCTGCGGTTCGTAGTAGCCCACGCGGTAGGAGTGCTGGTTGCGCTCCACCACCGGCAGCCCCGCCTGGTACAGCGCGCGGAAGGTGGTGGTGCTGACCTGACACACGCCGCCGCCCAGGCCGTCCACGGTGCGCCCGCCGCTGATGATCAGGCCGCCCACGAACCCGTTGTCGGGGGTAATGCCGCCCAGCGCATTCAGGAAACTGAAGACTTCACCGGCGGGCACCACCGCACCGTCGATTTTCTGGGCGGCGTTCGCCACGTTGGTGCGGCGCTCGGGGCTGCTGTGGTAGTAGGTGCTGCGCCCCACGGCGATCAGTTGCAACTTGTTCGGGTCGGGTAACTGCGCCGCCGTGAGTTTCGGCTGGGCCACCCTGGCCGGGAACACCACGGCCCTGGCGTCCGGGTCGACCAGAGCTTTCTTGAACACGTCCAGCGCGGCGGCCCGGTCGACTTCATGCCCGGTCTTCTCGGCCACGCGCACGTACTTGCCGCCCTGCCAGGCGTAGCGGGCGTCCCGGGCGGGTTCGTTGATGTAGCCCGATACGAACTTGAAAGCCCTGTCGATGGTGGCCGGGTCGAGCACGATCCCTTCGGGCTTTACCCAGTACAGGTCAGCGACCTGCAATGGGGAAAGCACGCCGGTGCGGGTGGTGCCCTCCAGTTTGAAGACCATGCGGCGCATCAGGCGGTTGCCCTGATCGGCCAGTTTCTGGAGGTTCTCGGCGGACTGCGGGGACTTCCAGGTGATCAGCGGCAGGGTCAGGGTGGACACGTTCGGGTTGTCCTTGAAAGTGTTCACGGCGCTCTTCACGTCGGCCTGGCGGCCTGGCGTGTCTGGGGTCAGCACGGCGTACTTCAGGGTCTTCTTGTCGAAGCCCAGCGTGGCGGGCCTGGGCTGGGTGCCCAGCGGCGCGGTCAGTTTCGAGAGGGTGGCGGCAGTCTTGCCGGTGTCGACCGAGGTGATCAGCGGGAAGCTCTGCGGTTCGGCACGGCCCAGGGCGCTCTGAAGGCGTTCCAGCATGCTGCGTTCCTGCGTGTAGGCCTGGGCGGGCCGCAGGCTGGCGCGCGGATCGATCTGCCAGCCCAGGGCGGTGCTGGTCAGCGTCCAGGTCTGGTCGGCGGCCTTGACCGTCACCGGGCGGCCCTTGCCGACGGCAGCATCACGTAGGCGCTGTGCGGCCGCGTCCGGGGTCAACCCGCCCACATCCACGCCGCCCACCCGCACGCCGGGGGCCAGCGTACCCGTGTCCTGGGTGGCCACGCCCATGGCCAACGCGCCGCCCAGCAGCAGCGCGGTAATCACCCCACCAATTGCATATTTCATCCCCACTGTCATCACTGACCAGTGTAAGGAATGCCGCGCCGCAATGATGAAAGCGGGCCGGACAACCCTGCTGCATAAAGAAAAGAGAAGGGGGATGGGCAGGCCGACTGAATTGACCTGCCCATGCTAATCACTCCACGCGCTGCCCGCAAGAACGGCCCGCAGACACGCCCGAAGGCCGTCTGGCACGCCGCCTAGCGGCTGTCGCTGCCGATGCCCAGGTTCTCGGCAATGGCTTCAGTGACTTTCTTCTGGGTGTCCTGCACCTCCACGGCCACGCGCTGACCGTCTTCCAGATCCATCACGAAGTGGTCGCCGTCCAGCCGCACGCGCGAGAGGATCTGTTCCTCACCTTGCGGACGGGTGCTGGCCCGCAGCTCCACGTACCGGCGCATGGGCGTGCGAATGACCTTGGGGGCCAGCACTTCCTCGACCTGGAAGATGCCGCCGGAATTGTTCATGGTCACGTCGATCAGCACCGGGGCGTTTCGGCCGCGCTCGATGACCACCTCGTCGACGGCCAGGGCACTGATGGAGTGAATGTCCACGCTGCCCAGCGCAAAAGCCTTGCGCCCCCGGCCCTTGGTGATGTCCGAACCGTCCGCCACCGCCGTGATGCCGCCCTCCAGCGTCAGCGGCGGCGGGTTCAGGTCGTGGCAGTTGATGGCCCCCAGGATGAACGAGCGCACCTTCATGCGCTTGAAGGGATCGGGGTACAGCGGCCCCATGATGCGGTCGATGATCGGCAGGGCCAGCGTCACGCCGTGCGCTTCGTGCCCCACCCGGTGAATCTGGTTGCCGATGTCGTGCAGCATGGTGCCCAGAATCACGGTCAGGAACACGTCGTCGGCGTCGCCTATACCGCTGTCCATCAGGTCCGGTTTCACGCCGGCATCCAGCAGAAGTTCGGTGATGGCCAGGCTGGCCGCCCCGGTGATGAAGGCGTGGACGCGCCCGTGGTCGTTGTAACCCAGTTTGCGCATGGTGATGTAATTCGCCATGTCCCAGCACGCCAGCGCTTCCGGATCGGCGCGGAGCTGCTCGTAGGCGGCCAGCGCCCGCGGGTAATCGGTCAGGTCCTGACGGATGGCCCCATCGGCTTCCTCAATCAGCTTGGACCTGGGCGTCGTGAATTCCACCACGCGCGACGGTGGCTGAGCGGCCTCGGGCTGGGGGGCCCCGGGGTGGGGAGCGGCGGGGTGGGGCAGCGCTTCACTCGTCACGTCCTGGACGGTGCCGCCGGACACGCTCAGGCGGAACTTATGATCCTTACCGCGCCTGACCTGACTGGGCGCCGTATCACCCCCTTCCTGAAGGTCGTTCGGGCGCGCATTCTGGAGGTCGCGTTTCATTCGCCTTTGAACTCGGGTTTGCGTTTGGCCAGGAACGCCCCGGTGCCTTCCTGAAAGTCGGCGGTCGCCACCGCCATGCCGAACAGGTCGGCTTCTATTTCGCACCCGGCGTCCAGCGTGGTGTCCAGGCCGCGCCGCACCGCCTCTTTCACCAGCGAGAGGGCAATCGGGCCATTTTTCACGATGTTCTCGGCAACTTCACGCGCCTTGGCCAGCGGTTCGTCGGCCAGGTAATTCACGACGCCCATCTGCAGGGCTTCCTCGGCGCTGATCTGCCGGGCCGTGAGCAGCAAGTCCAGCGCGCGGCCCGCACCGATCAGGCGCGGCAGGCGCTGCGTACCACCGAACCCCGGAATAACGCCCAGCGTGACTTCAGGCAGGCCCAGGCGGGCGCGGGGGGACGCCACGCGGATGTCGCAGGCGAGGGCCAGCTCAAACCCGCCGCCCAGCGCAAAGCCGTTGATGGCGGCAATGACGGGAATAGGCAGGTTGCTGATCTGGCTCATGACGTCCTGTCCGGCCAGCGCCACCTCACGGCCCGCGTACACACCGTCCAGCCCGTTCAGTTCGCTGATGTCGGCGCCGGCCACGAAGGCCTTCTCGCCCGCTCCGGTGATGATCAGCGCACCGATTTCGGCGTTGTCGACGATCAGGTCGAGCGCCTCACTCATCTCACTGAACGTTTCGCTGTTCAGGGCGTTCAGGGCCCTGGGGCGGTTCAGCGTCAGAACAGCCAACGGACCGTGCTGGTCGATGGTGAGGTTCTCGAATTCGTATTCGTCCATGTGCGGAATGTCCTGCGGATTTTGCGTCATGCCCCCATGGTGACATGAACGGCGCGGCAGGACGGACGGTAGCCGTTCGCAGCAAGCCGGGACTCAGCCGCCCAGCTCTAGGCAAAATCCGTCCATTTCTTGAGGTCAGGTGATGCAATCCCTGAAATGGCCCATCACGCACCGCCCGCATTCCCAGAGTGAGCACGGCGCGACCACATGAAAGTCCCTCTCATGAACACCGAACGTAAAAAAAGCTGTGCCTTTCTCATCCAAGGAAGGATTTAAACGGCAAGATAAGCAATTCCAGCTCACATCACAATCTCCCTTTTACACATTTCGTTCTCATTGTGCCTGGTTCTCAATCAGATTCGCGCAAAGGACGGGTCGCTCGGTCTCATCAGCAGACAATTTTTCACAGACTCCTCATTCCAGCTGACTAAGTTGAACGACAGGAAAGTCGGTTCTGAGCGCTTCACGTGCTCATTTTCGACGCAAGGAGACCAGCATGCGTAACACCCTCATGATTTCGTCCATTGTTGCCCTGAGCCTCGGCGTTGCCGGCGCACAGACCGCCCCGGCCACCAGCACCCCCGCCACCACCACGGCCGCTCCCGCCCAGGTGACCCTGAGTGACGTTCCCGCCGGCCACTGGGCCAAGGACGCCGTCGACAAGATCGTCTCCTGCGGCCTGATCCAGGGCTTCCCCGACGGTACCTTCCGTGGCAACGAAAACCTGACCCGTTACCAGGCCGCCCTGATCTTCCACCGCCTGCTGACCAGCGGCGCGATGGCCCAGTGTGGATTCAGCAGCGGCGACATGACCACCATCGTCAACGGCATGCAGGAAGTCAGCACAGAACTGGCCGCCATCAGCACCCGCGTCGGCGACCTCGAGAAAGCCAACGCTGACCAGGCCGCCCGCATCGCCGCCCTGGAAGAAAAAATCGCCGGCCTGAACACCGGTGCCGCCAGCGCTGACGTGACCGCCCTGACCGCCCGTATCGACGCGCTGGAAGCCGCCATCAAGAACATCCCGGCCGGCCCCCAGGGCCCCGCTGGCCCGGCCGGCCCCCAGGGCCCCGCTGGCCCCCAAGGCCCGGCCGGCACCGCCGCCGCTCCTGCGCCCGCCACCAGCACCACGACCACCGTGGTGACCGAACCCGCCACCCCCGCCGCCAGCACCACCGTGGTGATCGGCGACGTGGCGCCTGCCATGGCTGACAAGAACCTTTACGCCGGCCTGAGCTTCGGGGCCAAGATGTCGGATGTCGACACCAAAGCCTGCAAGAGCGGCCTGCGTGGCAACGGCGCAGACGCGGGTTACTGCACCACTGTCGGCGGCATGATCGGTTCCAAGAGTGTCTTCGGCCCCATCGGTGCCCGCGTGGCCGTGGATTACAACATCGGTCAGAAAGCGGTGAATGCCGACCTGGCCGCCACCTACAACCTGGATCTGGGCACCAACCTGGGCGTGTATGCCGGCCTGGGCCTGGGCCTGACCGCCAGCCCCACCTACACCACCACCGGCACGGCCGGCAGCACCACCGACATGTACGGCCTGGGCCTGGTGGGCGTGGAATACCGCTTCACCGACAGCATCGCCGCCTTCGTGGAAGGCAACGGCCGCTACTACCTGAGCAACAAGGGCACCGGCACCGGCATCAGCGGTGACGCCAGCAGCACCACCCGCGGCTTCAACGGCGCCGTGAAAGCCGGCGTGAAGTTCTACTTCTAAGCCTCTCCTGCCTCATAGACCCCCTTCCTTGGGGGTCTTTTTTATTGCCAGCGGCGCTGTCCTGAGCGTTCCCCTAGGCGCTTGCTCTACACTGGGGGGATGCGTGCGTTGTCCTTTCTTCAGGTTCTGCTGCTGCTGGGTCTCCTGGCTTACGTGCTGCTGGTGGCCCTGGAAAATCCCATCCTGCTGCGGTTTCCTCTGCCGATGGGGCGCGGGGAATGGCTGGTGCCGGGCGGTCTGGCCCTGGGCGGCTTCGCGGTGCTGGGCGGGCTGTACGCCACGCTGCTTTTCCTGCCCGTGCTGGCGCGGCTGCTTCAACACAGCAGAATGGAAGCCCGGACGCTGCGCAGCCTGGAAGACCGCCTGGCCTCTACCCTTCAGGCCAGGCTCGCGGCGCTGCCCAGCGAACCAGGCGAGAAGGTCGGCGAGTGAAGCCCCCCGAAAACTGGGTGCTGGCACGTCCGGCCAGCCGGGCCGAATTGCTGCGGGCCATGCGGCAGTGGCGGGTGGCGCCACCCCTGGCGCAGGTGCTGGCCGGCCGGCACCTGACGCCGGAATTGCTGCGCCCGCCCCTGGCGCTGACCCCCAACCCCGGTCTGCGGGAAGCGGCGGAGCGAATCGTGGCCGCCATCCGCGCGGGCAAACGCATTCGAATTCACGGGGATTACGACGCGGACGGCGTCACCGCCACGTCCATCCTGGTGCTGGGCCTGCGGGCCGCCGGCGCCGATGTCCACGGCTTTATTCCGCACCGGCTGAACGAGGGCTACGGCATTCACCTGAGCCGCGTCCCCGAGCACGCCGGGGCCTGCGACCTGCTGGTCACGGTGGATTGCGGCGTCACCAACCTCGAGGAAGTCCAGGCGCTGCTGGCGGCCGGCAAGGAAGTCATCGTCACCGATCACCACGCGCCCGGCCCGGACTTCCCCAGGTGCCTGGTGGTGCACCCGCATCTGACCGAGCAGTTCGACCCCGCCCGCCACAACCTGACCGGGGCGGGCGTGGCGTACCACCTGCTGTGGGCCGTGAACGAGGCGCTGGGCCTGCCCGAACCGCGCGCGCTGAGCGCCCTGGCGTGCCTGGGCACCGTGGCGGACGTGGCTCCGCTGGTCGGGGAAAACCGCGCCCTGGTGCAGGCTGGGCTGGAGGAACTGAACCGCACCGAACTGCCGGGCTTAAAAGCCCTGAAAGAGGGTCACCGGCTGGAGCAGGTGACGGCGCGGGACGTGGCGTTTATTCTGGCTCCGCGCATCAATGCGGCGGGGCGCATGGGGGAAGCCGAGCGCGCCCTGGAACTGCTGACCGCCGAATACCTGCATGAGGCGCAGGCCCTGGCCAGCTATCTGGAGACACGCAACCAGGAGCGGCGCACCTTGCAGGACACCATGTTCCGGCAGGCGCTGCAACTCGTGAACCCCAGCGACCCGGCCCTGGTGGTGACCCACCCGGACTGGCACGCGGGCGTGATGGGCATCGTGGCCAGCAAGCTGCTGGAAACCTTTTACAAACCTGTGTATATCGTGGCGCAGGGCAAGGGGTCGGTGCGCAGCACGCCCGGCATCAGCGCCGTGCAAGGTCTGCGCAACTCCGAGGATCTGCTGAAAAAGTTCGGCGGTCACCCGGGCGCCGCCGGCTTCTCGCTGGACGAGGCGAACCTGGCAGCCTTTCAGGAACGCATTCATGAGTACGCCCGGCAGTTCCCGGTGCCGGTGCCGACCATCCGGCTGGACGCCCCCCTGCCGCCGCTGGGCGCCACGGCTGAACTGGTCGCGCAGGCCGCCACCTTCGAGCCGTTCGGAGAAGGCATGACTCCGCCGCTGTGGCACGTGCGCGGCCCCCTCACCGAGCCCCGGCTGGTCGGCAAGAACAGGAACAGCCTGCAGTTCCGGCTGGGTCACCTGAAAGGTGTGAAGTACAGCGAAACCGACGCCACGCCCGGCGAGCGCGACCTGGGCACCCACCTGACCCTGAACGAGTGGCGTGGGCGCGTGAACCTGGAATTGCACGCCCAGGCCCTGCGCCCACCCGGAACCATCGCTCTGGACGGTGCAGATGGCCTCAGTGTGGAAGACACCCCGCGCCTGAACCCCAGGGAAGCGATGGGACGCCTCAGCGCGGGCGCCGCAGCCTACGCGCAGAACGGCGTGGTGGACTTCCTGCGCGACAACGTGCCCGGCGTGCAGCTGCTGGAAGTCGGTCAGGCGTTCCATGGGCCGGAACTGATCCTGTACGCCCTGCCGCCCGAGGATGACCTGCGCCGCTGGCTGGGCACGTCCCGCGTGGCCTTTGCGTTCGGGCCGAAAACCCTGGCGGAACTCGAGGGTTCGTTGACCCTGCATCACCTCGCGGCCCCGCCCGAGAACCCGCTGTCAGACGCCCTGAAGGACGAGGAACGTCTGGAACGCGCCGCCGACGCCTACCGCCGCTGGCAGTGGGCGCACCATTACCGGGTGCTGAACGACGCCGGCTGGGTGGCCAGCGTGTACGCCATGCTGGGCCTGGAACCTGGCATCCCCCGCCCGCTAGACGCCCCGGCAGAAACCGCCCACAGCACCGCCGTTCCTGTGGCCTGAGCCTCACCGGGCGCCTGGTCAGATTGACCCCTTTACCCAGTCATTTCCCTTGACAGGCGAC
This DNA window, taken from Deinococcus fonticola, encodes the following:
- a CDS encoding VanW family protein — its product is MTVGMKYAIGGVITALLLGGALAMGVATQDTGTLAPGVRVGGVDVGGLTPDAAAQRLRDAAVGKGRPVTVKAADQTWTLTSTALGWQIDPRASLRPAQAYTQERSMLERLQSALGRAEPQSFPLITSVDTGKTAATLSKLTAPLGTQPRPATLGFDKKTLKYAVLTPDTPGRQADVKSAVNTFKDNPNVSTLTLPLITWKSPQSAENLQKLADQGNRLMRRMVFKLEGTTRTGVLSPLQVADLYWVKPEGIVLDPATIDRAFKFVSGYINEPARDARYAWQGGKYVRVAEKTGHEVDRAAALDVFKKALVDPDARAVVFPARVAQPKLTAAQLPDPNKLQLIAVGRSTYYHSSPERRTNVANAAQKIDGAVVPAGEVFSFLNALGGITPDNGFVGGLIISGGRTVDGLGGGVCQVSTTTFRALYQAGLPVVERNQHSYRVGYYEPQVGFEAAVYDPGVDLKLKNDTGGTIMLKTQNNNKTSTLVVEVWGTVKPQRSVSVSPAVILSRQAHPPAKYVYNPALGGRVAQVDWAQDGYNLYITRAIKDASGAVKYDRTTTNYKPWQAVYEYGPGTALANSGRPRS
- a CDS encoding phosphohydrolase, coding for MKRDLQNARPNDLQEGGDTAPSQVRRGKDHKFRLSVSGGTVQDVTSEALPHPAAPHPGAPQPEAAQPPSRVVEFTTPRSKLIEEADGAIRQDLTDYPRALAAYEQLRADPEALACWDMANYITMRKLGYNDHGRVHAFITGAASLAITELLLDAGVKPDLMDSGIGDADDVFLTVILGTMLHDIGNQIHRVGHEAHGVTLALPIIDRIMGPLYPDPFKRMKVRSFILGAINCHDLNPPPLTLEGGITAVADGSDITKGRGRKAFALGSVDIHSISALAVDEVVIERGRNAPVLIDVTMNNSGGIFQVEEVLAPKVIRTPMRRYVELRASTRPQGEEQILSRVRLDGDHFVMDLEDGQRVAVEVQDTQKKVTEAIAENLGIGSDSR
- a CDS encoding enoyl-CoA hydratase/isomerase family protein, with the translated sequence MTQNPQDIPHMDEYEFENLTIDQHGPLAVLTLNRPRALNALNSETFSEMSEALDLIVDNAEIGALIITGAGEKAFVAGADISELNGLDGVYAGREVALAGQDVMSQISNLPIPVIAAINGFALGGGFELALACDIRVASPRARLGLPEVTLGVIPGFGGTQRLPRLIGAGRALDLLLTARQISAEEALQMGVVNYLADEPLAKAREVAENIVKNGPIALSLVKEAVRRGLDTTLDAGCEIEADLFGMAVATADFQEGTGAFLAKRKPEFKGE
- a CDS encoding collagen-like triple helix repeat-containing protein — encoded protein: MRNTLMISSIVALSLGVAGAQTAPATSTPATTTAAPAQVTLSDVPAGHWAKDAVDKIVSCGLIQGFPDGTFRGNENLTRYQAALIFHRLLTSGAMAQCGFSSGDMTTIVNGMQEVSTELAAISTRVGDLEKANADQAARIAALEEKIAGLNTGAASADVTALTARIDALEAAIKNIPAGPQGPAGPAGPQGPAGPQGPAGTAAAPAPATSTTTTVVTEPATPAASTTVVIGDVAPAMADKNLYAGLSFGAKMSDVDTKACKSGLRGNGADAGYCTTVGGMIGSKSVFGPIGARVAVDYNIGQKAVNADLAATYNLDLGTNLGVYAGLGLGLTASPTYTTTGTAGSTTDMYGLGLVGVEYRFTDSIAAFVEGNGRYYLSNKGTGTGISGDASSTTRGFNGAVKAGVKFYF
- a CDS encoding single-stranded-DNA-specific exonuclease RecJ: MRQWRVAPPLAQVLAGRHLTPELLRPPLALTPNPGLREAAERIVAAIRAGKRIRIHGDYDADGVTATSILVLGLRAAGADVHGFIPHRLNEGYGIHLSRVPEHAGACDLLVTVDCGVTNLEEVQALLAAGKEVIVTDHHAPGPDFPRCLVVHPHLTEQFDPARHNLTGAGVAYHLLWAVNEALGLPEPRALSALACLGTVADVAPLVGENRALVQAGLEELNRTELPGLKALKEGHRLEQVTARDVAFILAPRINAAGRMGEAERALELLTAEYLHEAQALASYLETRNQERRTLQDTMFRQALQLVNPSDPALVVTHPDWHAGVMGIVASKLLETFYKPVYIVAQGKGSVRSTPGISAVQGLRNSEDLLKKFGGHPGAAGFSLDEANLAAFQERIHEYARQFPVPVPTIRLDAPLPPLGATAELVAQAATFEPFGEGMTPPLWHVRGPLTEPRLVGKNRNSLQFRLGHLKGVKYSETDATPGERDLGTHLTLNEWRGRVNLELHAQALRPPGTIALDGADGLSVEDTPRLNPREAMGRLSAGAAAYAQNGVVDFLRDNVPGVQLLEVGQAFHGPELILYALPPEDDLRRWLGTSRVAFAFGPKTLAELEGSLTLHHLAAPPENPLSDALKDEERLERAADAYRRWQWAHHYRVLNDAGWVASVYAMLGLEPGIPRPLDAPAETAHSTAVPVA